From Corallococcus silvisoli, a single genomic window includes:
- a CDS encoding Kelch repeat-containing protein — MNRIRLHGLLAVLALACAVACAPDARPFVPSTSTARVDVSTWSSAGTMASARVDATATLLRNGYVLVTGGGTSAAELYDPRTSRWFSLGAMATSRQRHTATLLASGKVLLVGGGTSVLASAGAEVFDPDTNGWSAASGLDVPRSQHTATLLPDGRVLVAGGDSGAGNALATSLLYVPASNAWVATGRMGAARLGHTATLLPDGRVLVTGGRDSANGNVLASSELFDPASGAWLPVNPMLTQRTGHTATLLLSGQVLVSGGFAGSLATDLSELYDPGTGTWTAQGALPTLCVFHTATLLTSGQVLLTGGSTGGQPYLDRAALYDPASGTWTQTAQMATRRISHAAALLPSGEVLVLGGVPQAGARNASAERYRPSVLPWRAAANLVTARSQLTATRLGSGEVLVVGGASSAGAALAGAALYDEATDSWKDAADLSTARFLHSATPLGDGRVLVSGGQRDAATWLSATEVYAPATGTWTPVGSMGAARARHTATLLPGSGKVLVTGGVSGSSSASTLASAEVYDPSTGTWSATSVMAHARAYHAAVPLPSGRVLVMGGSSTGADALTASAEVYDPATGTWTATAPMAVARYGHVAMPLGDGSQVLVAGGWGADGPLRSVELYDVARGTWRTVASLNTPRYLPHATVLPTGRVLLVTGEGGSGLGVLDSAEVYDAATNAWTPAGILSMRNTHHALSVLPSGRVLVAGGSGNGGARVGVDVYSPAP, encoded by the coding sequence GCGCAATGGCTATGTGCTCGTCACGGGTGGCGGCACGTCCGCGGCGGAGCTGTATGACCCCCGCACCAGCCGCTGGTTCAGCCTGGGCGCCATGGCGACGAGCCGCCAGCGCCACACCGCGACGCTGCTGGCCTCCGGCAAGGTGTTGCTGGTGGGCGGCGGCACGTCCGTGCTCGCCTCGGCGGGGGCGGAGGTGTTCGACCCGGACACCAACGGCTGGTCCGCCGCGAGCGGGTTGGACGTGCCCCGCTCCCAGCACACCGCGACGCTGCTGCCGGATGGCCGGGTGCTGGTGGCGGGCGGCGACAGTGGCGCTGGCAACGCGCTGGCCACCTCGCTCCTCTACGTGCCCGCGAGCAATGCCTGGGTGGCCACGGGCCGCATGGGCGCGGCCCGCCTGGGTCACACCGCGACGCTGCTGCCGGATGGCCGGGTGCTCGTCACGGGCGGCCGGGACAGCGCGAACGGGAACGTGCTCGCGTCGTCGGAGCTGTTCGACCCGGCGTCGGGTGCCTGGCTGCCGGTGAATCCCATGCTCACCCAACGCACGGGGCACACCGCGACGCTGCTGCTGTCCGGGCAGGTGCTGGTGTCGGGCGGCTTCGCGGGCAGCCTCGCCACGGACCTGTCCGAGCTGTACGACCCGGGCACCGGCACCTGGACCGCCCAGGGCGCGCTGCCGACCCTCTGTGTCTTCCACACCGCGACGCTGCTCACCTCCGGGCAGGTGTTGCTCACCGGGGGCTCCACCGGCGGACAGCCGTACCTGGACCGCGCCGCGCTCTATGACCCGGCCTCGGGCACATGGACGCAGACGGCGCAGATGGCCACGCGCCGCATCAGCCACGCCGCCGCGCTGCTGCCTTCCGGAGAGGTGCTGGTCCTGGGCGGGGTGCCCCAGGCGGGTGCGCGCAATGCGTCCGCGGAGCGCTACCGGCCCTCCGTCCTGCCGTGGCGCGCGGCCGCGAACCTCGTCACCGCGCGCTCGCAGCTCACCGCCACCCGGTTGGGCTCCGGTGAGGTGCTGGTGGTGGGCGGGGCCTCGTCGGCGGGTGCGGCGCTCGCGGGCGCCGCGCTGTACGACGAGGCGACGGACAGCTGGAAGGACGCCGCCGACCTGAGCACCGCGCGGTTCCTGCACTCCGCCACGCCGCTGGGGGACGGCCGGGTGCTGGTGAGCGGCGGCCAGCGGGATGCCGCCACCTGGTTGTCCGCCACGGAGGTGTACGCGCCCGCCACGGGGACCTGGACTCCGGTGGGGAGCATGGGCGCGGCGCGGGCGCGTCACACCGCGACGCTGTTGCCTGGCTCCGGCAAGGTGCTGGTGACAGGCGGGGTGTCGGGTTCCAGCTCCGCGTCCACGCTCGCGAGCGCGGAGGTGTATGACCCGTCCACGGGCACGTGGAGCGCCACGAGCGTGATGGCGCATGCGCGCGCGTATCACGCGGCGGTGCCGCTGCCTTCGGGCCGGGTGCTGGTGATGGGCGGGAGCTCCACCGGGGCCGACGCGCTCACCGCGAGCGCGGAGGTGTATGACCCGGCCACGGGCACCTGGACGGCCACGGCGCCGATGGCGGTGGCGCGCTATGGCCATGTCGCGATGCCGCTGGGGGATGGGAGTCAGGTGTTGGTGGCGGGGGGCTGGGGCGCGGATGGACCGCTGCGCTCCGTGGAGCTCTACGACGTGGCTCGCGGCACCTGGAGGACGGTGGCCTCGCTGAACACGCCGCGCTACCTGCCGCATGCCACGGTGCTGCCCACCGGCCGCGTGCTGTTGGTGACGGGGGAGGGGGGCTCGGGGCTGGGCGTGCTGGATTCGGCGGAGGTGTACGACGCCGCGACGAATGCGTGGACCCCGGCGGGCATCCTGTCCATGCGCAACACACACCACGCCCTGTCGGTGCTGCCCTCCGGCCGGGTGCTGGTCGCGGGCGGAAGCGGAAATGGCGGCGCGCGCGTGGGCGTCGACGTGTACTCACCGGCGCCTTGA
- a CDS encoding helix-hairpin-helix domain-containing protein produces the protein MGVEWKSNIDIADALERVADLLDTQDAMPFRVGAYRKAAATLASWPDSVARVLAEHGEAGLRELPGVGKSIAAAVAQLVRTGRMELLQRLEEEASPEGLLASVPGIGPELAKRIHEALHITTLEALELAAHDGRLERVEGFGPRRAEQVREVLAARLGRNRRERERGRPHGPEDGPRPSVALLLKVDADYRRRAAAGELRRIAPKRFNPSGEAWLPVMREHVEGWTLRALFSNTALAHQQEATHDWVVIYFDQDDVEGQHTVVTSHVGPLNGRRVVRGREEECLAYYAREDAAHEAPHAGA, from the coding sequence ATGGGCGTCGAATGGAAGAGCAACATCGACATCGCGGACGCGCTGGAGCGGGTGGCGGACCTGCTGGACACGCAGGACGCGATGCCCTTCCGGGTGGGGGCGTACCGGAAGGCCGCGGCCACGCTCGCGAGCTGGCCGGACTCCGTGGCGCGGGTGCTGGCGGAGCATGGGGAAGCGGGCTTGAGGGAGCTGCCCGGCGTGGGCAAGAGCATCGCGGCGGCGGTCGCGCAGCTGGTGCGCACGGGGCGGATGGAGCTGCTCCAGCGGCTGGAGGAGGAGGCCTCCCCCGAAGGCCTGCTCGCCAGCGTGCCCGGCATCGGACCGGAGCTGGCGAAGCGGATCCACGAGGCGCTCCACATCACCACGCTGGAGGCGCTGGAGCTGGCCGCGCACGACGGACGGCTGGAGCGGGTGGAGGGGTTCGGCCCCCGGCGCGCGGAGCAGGTGCGGGAGGTGCTGGCCGCGCGGCTGGGACGCAACCGGAGGGAGCGCGAGCGGGGGCGCCCCCACGGGCCCGAGGACGGGCCGCGTCCCTCCGTGGCGCTGCTCTTGAAGGTGGACGCGGACTACCGCCGGAGGGCGGCGGCCGGAGAGCTGCGCCGCATCGCGCCCAAGCGCTTCAACCCGTCAGGCGAGGCGTGGCTGCCGGTGATGCGCGAGCACGTGGAGGGCTGGACCCTGCGGGCCCTGTTCTCCAACACCGCGCTGGCGCACCAGCAGGAGGCCACGCATGACTGGGTGGTCATCTACTTCGACCAGGATGACGTCGAAGGCCAGCACACGGTGGTGACCTCCCACGTCGGGCCCCTGAACGGCAGGCGCGTGGTGCGCGGGCGCGAGGAGGAGTGCCTCGCCTACTACGCCCGCGAGGACGCCGCGCATGAAGCACCGCACGCGGGGGCCTGA